The DNA window tatgtTGTATTCGTTATTATGAGAAAATTTTATGGTCCCTTTAGGGAACCATTTCCTCGAATTGTATCTCTCAGTGATAATAGTGATTCGTATAGTTAATATGTAAGGGTCAAATCCAAAAAGGATTGTTGCTTCTCCCGCTATTAtgatgtatttttaaaataaagaaCTATCCATTTAGTACTCGACAAGCTACAAAGTCTATTGCCATGATGACTTAGTGAATAAAGTATTTCAAGTTCCAACCATTTAATAATTCAAGAATAAATTTGGGATGAGGGATGGGTTGAGCAGTTCGGAGGGAGGAAATGAAAGTGAGAGATTCCGGATTCAAGTTTTCCCACttatatgattaaaaaaatcaagaataaactTAGAAAGTACCCTCAAGTACCTTTATATGGTTcgagggaggaggaggaaagaggagacttcaagtccaagccttgtATGTccgtataatttttttaaaactcaATATTGTGAATGGCCAATCTAAAAACTAAAGGAAGCATatagaaataaaacaaaaaccaaaatgAATTTGAGAAAAATCTGTAGGGTTAACATATCTACTTTGAATTGGTTTAAATCAATGTCTCCTAATTGGGGAACACTTTAACAAAGCCTACTATACAAGgagttttaattaattttgcaTAATCAAAATTTTATATATTACTAATAGGTATGAAGCTGAATGATTTGGATGAATTATTAATGAGAGAATTGGAATGGTTCACTTCAAATTCCTTCAATAAAAACTTTTATCCATGACTTTTTTAAATACGGTTTTTCCTAATAATCACAAATAGTGGTTGACCCACTCTATTTTGGCAGTAAAAAATTGAATGATATCATGTTATTAAACTATCAACATAGGTCCCATAATTAGCTGTGCTTGCATTATAACCTAGGTTTTGAAAAAGTGGTTTTAGTAATTAGTATTGATTCGCATAACATATTTAAACCTGTagtttgagataattttttccTCTAGAtgatctttttccttttcatcctTTCATATCTTTTTTCTATAGTAGTGAAAAAGATAAACATCATATACTTTTCTAAATTGGACTAGAGGAAGCCTTCACTACTTCTATTAAgatgtccttttttttttttgagcatcAAACCTAAAACTTTCAGATATTATTATCTAAGAAAGTttctaaattaaaaattttcaactcATCTAGATGatctattttcttttcttgtagtttTTTTCCTTGTAAATTATCTTTTATATAGTTGTGGCTTGATTAGTCTCAAAACTTTTAAAAGTATTGTGAATTGAACTATAGATTTTTTGAGGACATATAAGTAATGATTGCTTCAATTGAGATTTCCCTTTTTATATGTTGAGCCTTAACATATTATTTAAATCCTTAAAGTGTTTTGATTCAAGACACGCGTAAGCTATGTTTCCAACTGCAAGGTACAATTTTCTCTccaaaaaaactagaaaatgaaATAGTAAATTCTGAACAAACATTGTTTTCAAATCCAATGTAGAACAACAAAAAAATGTTAGACAATAGAATAATTGTTAGAATACATAACAATTGAACTTAATCTTATTTCTTTCatgcaaaaagaaaatttatttctaaTCGAGTATCACCACCCATTGGTTTTAAAGGAAAAGGACAATTTTTGTTCAATCATCAATAATTTAAGCTTATGGAAGTCAAAAAATAGTGAACTCAAACTGTAGAGATTGAAAATAACGATCTACACATGAAAATGTCGTTCTTGATAAGGAATAATTATTTAGTAGCATCTCCTCCCTTTAAGGGAgagtttatttttcatcaaatacAAAGTTTCCTTCTCAGCTTAAGGCACTCGTTCATTTAGATAATATTAGCATGCCTTATGTTCACTTATTCAATCTTTATCATGTGCAGGATCTTAGGTCAATGTCCTCCTCCTtcaataatttattatttttcataatAAAATCATAGGGCTGACACTCCTTCTTTGTGTATGGGAGTTgtcaaaaaaattaataattatttggTAAATACAAACTCGATAGATACAAACACATTGAAATTTAAATAGGATTAGAGAGGGCATTGTCTTTAGCATATTGCCTAAGTAATTATAGCGTATCTATTGAAACAATTTCAGAATATTTATAGCATATCTATCAATGCAATTTTTGAATGTTGCCCATGTagtaaatgaaaagaaactacAGCCTATTGTTCACTATAATCTCAATGATGTTTACTGATGTAATGGCTAATTCAATGAACAAAAAATAGCCCAATGGTTGGGGAAGGGGTTTTAGAGTCTTCCCCTTGTCAAGTTTAAGGTTCAAATCTTATACTTAACAATTGGGGATGGGAAGAATATATGAAGGGATGGGAGGTTAgaggattaaaaaaaatgaacaaaagataGTCTAGGAAAATAAGAAGCAAGAAGAAATGTATTCTTTTATAACCCCTACTGCCAACTTGTGAATAGAATTTTCAGTTTCaactatttaataattcaaGAATATACTTAGAAGGTACTCTCAAGTACCTTTATTTGGTTCACACATATTcatatttttgttttggttcaatGAGAGACTCCAAACTTTATAAAGAAGGAGGAATGAGGAGACTGCAAGCCTTGTGTATACTTATTTTTCGTAAACTCAATCTCATGATTGGACTTTCTAAAAACTAAATGAAGCATatagaaataaaagaaaaataaaaatgaagttgGGCAAAATTAGTAGGGTTAACTCACTAACTTAAATTGGTTAGGGTCGATGCCTCCTAATTGGGAAACACTTTAACAAAACCCACTACATAGAgagttttaattgattttgtaTAGTTACAATTTTAAATATTAGTAATAGGTGTGAAGCTAAATGATTTAGATGAATCCATGGATGAGAGAATTGGAATAGtttacttcaaaaaaaatttatccaCAATTTTTTAATGCGGTTTCTTCCTGGTAATCAATATGAGTGATTGACTCGCTTTGTTTTAGCAGTAGAAATTTTAATGATATCATGCTATTAAACTACTAACACAAGTCATATAATAGGCATGCTTGCATTATAATCAAAACTTTGAAGAAGTGGTATTAGTAATTACAATTGgttcatataacatgtataaaCTTGTGCTTTGAGAAATTTTTCTTCTAGATGATTTTTCATCATTTCATATCTTTTTTCTATAGTAGTGGAAAAGATATGCATCATATACTTTCCCAACtcctaaaattttctaaattagaCTATAGTAAGGCTTCCTGGAGTAGGGGCGAATTTCTATAAATAATGTTAATAAGAGAAAAAGTCGGAGAAGTGGTGTTGTTTCAGGATTCGTGATGGTAGAAGGGTCACCACATTTGAAATTATCGGtaataaaatttttcttctttttctttttctgttccGCAACTGGACTTTTTTTATTAAGATGCTTCGCCGCATGCAATAGTGCATGTGATGATGacccaaaatttttaaatttttttttaacgaaaccctaaaccctaattcgTAAATTTTGAACCCTAATTTATAAACCCTACATCCTAATTAATTAATGCTAAACTCAAAAATGATCTTAGAATGTGTTATGCTTTTAAGCAAAAATTACGTTAAAAACATGCTAATTTGTTTTCGCCATCATTCGGTGATCAAATACCGATGAATGGGTAAAAGCAAGGTTGAGATTCcaaattcaaatacaaaaattgaTTTAAATTAATGACGCTGCATCCTAATTATGaaagttttttaattttatgaataCTTTTCCATTTTGTCCCCTTAAACTATACGCGAAATCCCACTTCATTACCTAAACTTTAAAAtcggacacttaaatccctaaactacAAGCTCCGTCTCAGTTTAATAAATTCATTAACAGAATCTTGAACATCGTTAGTGTTCTTAAAGTGTGAGAAACACGCACCGTTAACTGAGGTCATTGAGggaatttcacaaaaatataaaaagtaaggaaattaaggagaATAAATTAGAAAAGTGTTTCCTTCCATCTAACCATCACATTTGATTTGAGTCATTTATTTAACTGATCCAAGTCCTAGAAGTGCATTCCACATGCCTTGTACATGTAGAAACTAAGTTGTTGAATCTTCAGGGGAAGAAcgaagaaaaaaatgcaaatccGAGTCCATTTTCTCAGATTTTGATCTGACACCATCAAATAAAACCAGATTTCACTTTTTCTTACTACAACAATCAGCAGCTATTAAGGGTTATGAAGGTTCGCCTGGGCCTATTCTTCAGATTTTTAGCAAGAAATATATAGGGGAACAGAACAAGGAAGACTAAGGGAGGCGGGTTAGCTTCTAATTTTTGACGATCTTCTTGGGCAGCAACGTCGACGGCAATGGTAGCGCAAACGCCGATAGCATTTCTTAAGTTGGTCACATGCTTTTTAGGGGTGGgcgcgggtcgggtacccgtCCCATTCACCATTTGGCTGACCCGACCCGTACCTTGCGGGTCAGCCATTTTTTGACCCTTACCTGCCCCGCATACCAGCGAGTACCCTATAATCGGGTACCTACTGAGATAGGGTCGGGTCAATGGGTACCCGCCCCCGccccatttatcatttaatttttaaaaaaaatgatttataccaatttaattttatattttacacattcatctaagatttaagaaatattttttttctaaaaaaagatttcctaccaagaaacaagcatttgaagaaaatataagataaaggaaaaaaattaaaagaattcaaaatcaataaaagtttgaaataagtagcacaatttttaatatatatgttccacattaattaaacttttttctataaaatataagatcatggcctctacaaatgaatcttgtaaataaatATAGTCgctcatatttgtaatgcaatttgtttaataaaattacttatttagttcttattattttatagtgtgtgtataaaaataaaaataaaaataaaaaaatatatatatgcgggGCGGATTGGGTACTCGCGagtttttaattatgtgaccctAACCCGCCAAGCATCTtagcgggtacccgacccttttttgacccgatcaaataataaaaatcgaatatcctaattttcggatcggatcggatcggatatGACGGGTTTTCGGGTTAGCGGataattttgcccacccctaatGCTTTTTGCCCTTCATTTGAGTCACCGTACGATGTGCATAAGTTTCTCCAACCGCTTCAAGATTTATTGGATAAGAAAGAATTTTggtataacaaaaaaaaatggatgaggaAAAATTTGGTCTTTTTTCTATTGCACTAGTTCTTGAAAAGATGCTTAAGTTTTAGGAGACAAATAGAAATAGAGAGGAAGCTAGCTTGGGGGGAAGTGGTAAGGGGGCTGATGGACAGAGTGGTTGTAATTTTTTATGTAACAAATAGATAGATTCACTGAAGGGGTTGCGTCAGGATTTGATtaattaatggaattttttttggtttagtgGAGAATTGCTTTTGTTGTTGATTTGAATATTATAGTGATTAATGgtataaaaaagaagaagaatgaaaATTGACAGATGAGGAAGGTGATGGCAACATCAAAATTAAGAGGAACATGGAAATGCAAATGGAAACTGTGACTGCCTCTAACTGATTCGCTAATATGGGTTTTGATTGTTTAATTGCATTAAACAATAATTTAAGAAAACAAGAGTAGGAGGGAGGATTCATTAAATTTGTGTTTTGACCGGGGGGAAAGGGCTAGAGTGACAGCTTGGGTTCCAAATGAAATAAACAATGatgaatcatttttttatttgtttgttaaaTGTTTAGGGTGAAATTACATTTATATCCTCGTTATTTTGATTTTCAACACTAACAAAACCGCACTACAGGTGCGTATTTCTCATGCCCTAAGAACACTAACGGTTCATCAACGATTTTACTTAATTGGGATGGATCTTgtagtttagggacttaagtgtcccattttaaagtttAGGTACTGAAGTGAGATTTCACATATAGTTTGAGGGGAcaagtggaattaacccatAATTTAACGTACCATAAATAATATAGCATCAACTGTAAATGTCTAATATAGCAAAGTAAAAAATATTGTCATTGTTTAAAGCTACAAATCACAGATGAACGGTACAAATCATAATCATCCATCGTGCCCCTTGCCCCTATTGCGTGTGGTAATAAAACAATCGCATCTCCAATGCACTCTCTAGTGTGGCAAATCGTGTTGCAGCTGTAGCCATTCAGACCTCCTATATAGTGTCTCAGGCATTTGTTTATCCTTATCATCGTCGGAGGGGTCCACCACAGGAGTCTAACCGCATCTCTAATAGGAAAGATTTATAGATGTGGTGGAAGGGCCTTGATGAGAAGCGGTGTCTGAGTTTGTCTGAAAAACTAGTGAAAAAACCCATCGAGGATCCTAAGAAATCATAGATACTATTAAGGTTTTCACCGAACTCATTATTCATCCCAAATGACCTATGTGGCCTAATAGAAAAGGAGCCAACACCTGCTGTAAAGTCGAATCCAGTTAAGGGAGTAGGTGTCATATAAAAATGGCCTCTGAAAGCAAGAACTGATACAGAATCTTGTTAGCTTTGAAGCTTGTCAAAGTCGTTTGCATCAAGAATGGTCATCAAGTTGTGTTTTAGTGGATGATTGAATTATTAATTGTAGTAGTCGTTTATGCTATCCAATTTTCCGGCCAATTGGTTGAGGTTGGTTCGAGTAATGTTAGTTGGTTTCATATTAAGTTGAGTCGTTACTTTTAGAAGAATAAAAGgttaaggtcatgttgaccattgTAAGGATTAGTTACTTGTAGGTAGTTAAGGATTAGTTAAATGAGTTCTAGTATGGTTAGGAGTATTGAGTCTTGTAAAGACTATAAAAAGCCTTAGTTTTATGTTTGTCATATGTtgaataaatttgaaaaattttccaaaaattctTCCTTGTGTGAGAGAGCTTCTTTTAGCTTATGAAAGCTGCCAGTGAACATCTTAGAATAGGCCTAAGGTGATTCGtcaacttatcaatcaagtattcaccttgattgtggcgttgtTCTACCATTTTGTTCTTTCTTGAGCAGTCCAAAATCGATCATAAACATCCAACCCCAAATGTTGATCCTTAATCTAGGTCCAAGCTTGTGGTTCACGCTCTTGATTCATCTTGGCATATCGAGAATCGTATCAGTTGATATCAAGAGCTAGGTTAAAGGTATCATCGCTAtatccttttttgttttgtttagttTCTAGGATTTCATTTGTCTCAACCTTGCTGTCCAAATTGTGCAGTCCAATTCGTGACTTATCTTGGTGTTTTCCTTCATCAATTGTGTCTTGTTTTGTGTATTTTCTCTTTGTTGATTCTTGTTTTGTGCGTTAGCAAACCAGTCTGAAATTGTCCTTGTTGAAacgctagggtttcttgagcCTCCATAGCTGTCCACATTTGTTCATTGCTGTCCATTGTTGTTCCTTGGTCCAAATTGTGTTTGAGTCTTGATTTTGTGTCCTGTTGTCTTGTTCTTCAAGTCTTGTGTCACTTAGCgtccaaaaaacaaaaaaacaattcTGTTCCTTGAGTTTATTGTGAGAATCCGTGGCTGCCCTTGTCCTTGTTGCAAGTCCGTGGCTGTTTTCCTTGATTTCTTGAAAAGCTTTAtagttcttgaaatttctgGGCAAAAGTattgaatttcttgaagtttcttgaacaaattcttgaaaatcttgaagttcttgggttGCAtaatagggtttcttgaaaatcttgaaccaaagtttccaaatcttgaagTACTTGGAAATCCTAGTTCATATTTTTGAGTTTATGAATAGAGGCTGCCTTTGTTTCTTGATTGGGTGAActgaagtgaaaaaaaagagagacaaAATTCTGAATTTGATccgtgggaaaaaaaaaagaacaagtcTTAATCAGATCATTAGCATTGAGTTTAGAAACAAGAAGCCAAATTGGAATTGGCAACTGAAATCAACTTGGACTCTTGTTTCCAAAAGTTGGACAAAGAATCTTTATTGGTTTTGGTTTACTTTTTCCAGCTATAAAATCTGAACATACACTTAGGAAACTACCTAAATAGCATCTCGTTTCCTATATTTGAATCCAAGAACCATCCAGATTAGATTCCAATTTCCAGCCAAGCTACAATCAGGTAGAGTGCCTATTTCTAGGATCCAGAAATTTTGCCAACTTGTTCCTTATTCCAACTGAATAAACTAAATTGTCCAGCATTGTATAGTTCTATCTTGAGTTATTTTTTCAGTTTATATTCAAGTTTTAGTAGTCAAAAACAAGTCCAAATCGGTCTTGGACTATAAGAGTCAAGAGTTTCTTAATTCTAGTTGTCTTGTCCAAGTCCATTACTTTCTagatttttttgtaattttgtcCAAGTCAAATTTGGTTTTGTAGGGTAGATTTCCAGCAATAATTAAAGTGTCCAAGTGTGTCCAATTCTTGGTCCAAAATCTGCCAAAATTCAACACCAAACCTGTTTGATTTTTGCCTATAATCGTCTAGAGTTTCTTTAGTCTTGTTAGGGTTCATCTTTGCACCAATAAATTtacaaatttccagctttgttatGTACCGTTTTTCCAGCATTCTTGAGGTCTAATTTCTGTAAATTTCCAGCACCTTTGTTTGTGTTTAATCCTTGCTTTTGCTTGTTAAATCTGTCCGTGCTACAAGCAAGTGCATATTACTTGATAAGTGGAGTTTCATCTCAAGCATAGCTCTAATTTATTCAAGGCAAGCAAGTAACATCCATTAGAGCTTGATTGTGAGTTCATTGGAGTGTTGAGTGCAAACACGTAAGGGAGTGTGTGAGGCAACATACACTTGTTTCTTGCTTACTCTTTTTATAGGTTACCTTAACATGTCAAATGGAGAGGAATCATGCATTGCTGACTCTAAACTTGCCATGGAGGGTATGATGAGTGAATTCCAACGTAAGATGAGATTGGAATTTGACTCCTTACATGAATGGATGGATTGTCTTGAAAATTTCTAAAACCGAAGTGGAACAAGCCAAGGAAGGAGTAATAGAGTAGAAAATGGAGCTTCTAATGACGAATATGAGGAGGATGAAGGTCGAACAAGGGCTGTCCGAAACATCAATAATAGAAGTGATGATGAAATCAAGGGTATCAAGCTGAAAATTCCATCTTTCCAAAGAAAATCTGACCCTGAAGCTTATTTGGAATGGAAGAGGAAGATTGAGATGATATTTGAATGCAATAGTTACACGGATGAGCAAAAAGTAAAACTTGCAGCCGTGGAGTTCATTGACTATACATCGGTATGGTAGGATCAACTATACCTTAGTCGTAGAAGGAATCGTGAGCAAGGTGGGAAGACTTGAGAGGAGTTGCGAGAATTGATGCGAAAGAGATTGTGCCTAACTATTATCATCGAGACTTGCATAATAGGTTACAAACTCTTACTCAAGGCAATATGTCCGTGGAAGATTATTGCAAGAAGATGGAGATGGCTATGATGAGGGTCGACATGCAATAAGATCTAGAAGCTACAATGTCTAGGTTTTTAAATGGTCAGAAATAGTTGAGCTCCAATACTATCTAGGTATGAATGAGTTGTTGGATAAAGCGGTGAAGGTGGAAAGGcgcctcaagaggaggggtaacACTCGCCCTAATTCTAACTATCAAActgaaaattgatgaaatttttcttcaagACAAGAAAATAAGTATATGGACCCTTCTGAACCACCAAAATCGAGGCCAATGAAAGCTAAACCCGCAACTAAAATTGAGGTTGAGGTTGGCACACGCACTCCAAAACCTCGAAGTAGGGATGCTAAATGTTTCAAGTGTCAAGGATTTGGATACATAGCATCTCAATATCCCAACCAAAGGACCATGCTCATCCTACCTAATGGAGAAGTTGTGTCGGATAATGAGAACGATTGTGAAGGTATGCCACCTTTAGTGGAGGAAAGTGACAACTCGGAAGAAAAATTGCCTTTTGAAGGGAACGTTGGAGTCTTAGTTGTAAGAAAAGTGCTTGTAGCCCGAGTTTTAAAGGATGAAGATATACAATGGAACAACTTATTCTACACTCGTTATCATATCAAGGACAAGTTGTGTGGTCTAATAATTGATGGTGGAAGTTACACAAATATGGCGAGTTTGTTCATGATTGAGAAATTGGCTCGTCCAACTACCAAGCACCCTAAGTCATATCGACTCCAATGGCtaaataatgatgatgatgaacgAGTATATAGGCAAGTGCAGGTACTATTCTGCATTGGTAAGTATGAAGTCGAAGTGGTATGTGACGTGGTACCAATGCAAGCAAGCCATTTGATCTTAAGTCATCCTTGGCAATTCGATAAAGCTGTTCACTTCAACGAACGagctaataagtattccttcatgCATGGTGATAGAAAGGTTACTCTTGTTCCCCTTACCCCTAGACCGGTTCAAGAGGATCAAGTAAGATTACATGAGAAATATGAGCTAGGTATGAGTtgagcaaaaagaaaaagagtgagACCGAGAGTGGTAATGAGAGAAAGGCATTAGTTAGTTCGGCCAAAGGGGTGTATAAAGATAGGAAACATAGGGCccgtttggaacctgagttttttgggagtttgtctaaaactttactgtagatcACTGTAGAAGTAGTAGAAAAAACTTACTATTGtataaagttttttaaaaactttactgtagcaattttttattttttttacaaattacAAAAAGTGTAGcaatttttttacaaattttttttttataaaaaaaactcCTCCCTAcatttttttgttcctttttccaaaaattgTGCTCTTACTGTATCAAAATTAGGATTACATTTTTTTCAACCCGGAAGCCAAGTTGCTTTTCATTGTTCGCATTCGAGGTATCAATGCTATGCATCCAATGACTAAGAAGATTTTGCAGCTTCTGCACCTGAGACAGATATTTAATGGTGTATTCTTAAAGGTTAACAAGGCAATGCTGAATATGCTACACCGACTTGAGCCTTATGTTGCTTATGGATACCCAACTTGAAGAGTGTTAAGGAATTGATTTACAAGAGAGGCTATGACAAGGTAAACAAGCAGAGAATTGCATTAATTGACAACTCAATCATTGAACGGGCTTATTAAAAACATGGTATTAGCTGCATTTGACCTTGCCCATGAGATCCTGACAGTTAGACCTCAGTTTAACTAGTAACAAACAATTTTCTCTGGCCATTCAAACTTATGGCACCTCTTAGTGgcttgaagaagaagagaaatcaCTAGGCGATGCTGGCAACCGTGAAGACTATATCAATGAACTTATCAGGAGAATGAACTAGATTGATTGTAGTAATAAATGAATCATATTGTCTAAATTTTGGACGTCCTTCCCGATCGATTTTTAAGTTTATCCATAACCCCTTTTGTAGACGTGATTTAGGATCGTATTGagatcaattttttattttcattttttaattgtCACCTTAAAGCAATTTTGCCGGACCTTAGATTTTGTGagaatttatggtgattttgttctaaattttttttttaaaaaatacacaTGGAACTTTTCTTATATTTCACAGTAATATAAATTCTCACACCTGTATGCAAATAATTTGTTATAACAAAATAATTTGGACAAGTTGTGAAAATATTACATTCACTCAAGTGGAAAAGGAATCCGTTAACCCAACCTTGACCAGATGGCTTAAATTTTTAAAGTACCAAATATTCATCCCAAATATTAAAAAAGAGTCATATTATACAATTGAAATTAGTTAGGGCTACGTGGAAATCAAGCGTGGCAACCATATACTACTCATTTCGATGAAAGTACATGTGATCAGCCATTGCATTGCGTAATTCCTTCCAATCATGGATTGCTTCTGGAGTAACATGGAATTGTTGCATTTGAGCTCCTTCGGTATCTGCGCCTTCCATATTCGCTTCATCGGTCAAGTAGACGTCGTATGGCTGCATCTCCCTAATGAAATTGTGCAGTACACAGCATGCCACTACAATGTTCCTCTGTGCCTCAATAGGATAGTTTTTCATTGGTCCATCCAAAATCTTGAATCTCATTTTCCATACCCCAAACGTCCTCTCTATTATGTTCCGAACCGAAGAATGACGGCGATTAAATAATCCTTTCTGTGCAGTCTGTGATCTCCCTCCTGGACCACTCTTGAAAGGCGCCATGAATCCTGGCATGTGTCTGTAGGCTGCATCAACCGCGTAATATTTTCCAGCCGGTGGTACGGGAAATGCTGCATCCGGATTGGAAAGAGCATCCAATAAGACGCGGCTATCATGGGCACTTCCTTCCCAGCCAGCTCTGACATATACGAACCTCATATCGTGGTCACATGCAGCTAAAACATTCTGTGAAAGCGTGCCTTTTCTGTTACGAAAGGCATCCTGTTCCCCTCTTGGCACGCTTGCCGATACATGTGTTCCATCTATAGCGCCAATGCAATCCTACATATTGCATTTGAATGTAAATTATCTATCTAATATAACTTATGAGTTTTAAGATTCGGCCACGTACCTTAAACCAAGGATACAATCGTCTATTATTCCGAATCCGAGGATGAGTAGTATCTGTATTCCTATGTCGGAGTGCAATAGGTGCTAATTGGACTAAGGCCTGGCATAGACGGCGAACATGTCGATGAATTGTCTCAGTGGAATGCTGGAATCGTTCACCTAGCACTCTTTGTGTCAAATCATGGCTCAACCCATATAACCCAATTGCTACGCTTTCCTCTACTGTCACTTTATCATAGGGACCCTCAATAATGTATCCACCTTCTCGCATTATCCGACATAGTTGAATAAATGTGGCCACATCCATGCGCATGTTGTTAAGCATCCTAATGCACTTTCCCCCCAGTAGGTCCTCAACCCAACCCTGACCAGTCATAGCACTCGTATGGACTAGCTGCCTTGTCCTTGGAACTCGATGGGTTTGAAAGTGCCACTGTAGAATCAACACAGCTGTTACGGCTCTCCTTGCATCCTCTGGGTCATCTAAATTTACTCCAAAATTGGGCGGAGCGCTAGCCATTTATCCTCTGTATAGACAAAACACCTGCATGGGGAAATAGAGTACAGGATAAGGCCTTTCATGGCTGAAAAGCTAAGAATATGTGAACTAGTGAAGCAACGCTTATATTAAAGTAGAAATcctatttattattaattttctaaaaaatgcaTATCCGAAATACTGAAAGTTTCTCAAATCGTCTTAAAATT is part of the Coffea eugenioides isolate CCC68of chromosome 6, Ceug_1.0, whole genome shotgun sequence genome and encodes:
- the LOC113774180 gene encoding putative nuclease HARBI1 translates to MASAPPNFGVNLDDPEDARRAVTAVLILQWHFQTHRVPRTRQLVHTSAMTGQGWVEDLLGGKCIRMLNNMRMDVATFIQLCRIMREGGYIIEGPYDKVTVEESVAIGLYGLSHDLTQRVLGERFQHSTETIHRHVRRLCQALVQLAPIALRHRNTDTTHPRIRNNRRLYPWFKDCIGAIDGTHVSASVPRGEQDAFRNRKGTLSQNVLAACDHDMRFVYVRAGWEGSAHDSRVLLDALSNPDAAFPVPPAGKYYAVDAAYRHMPGFMAPFKSGPGGRSQTAQKGLFNRRHSSVRNIIERTFGVWKMRFKILDGPMKNYPIEAQRNIVVACCVLHNFIREMQPYDVYLTDEANMEGADTEGAQMQQFHVTPEAIHDWKELRNAMADHMYFHRNE